From a single Candidatus Cetobacterium colombiensis genomic region:
- a CDS encoding [FeFe] hydrogenase, group A, whose amino-acid sequence MNKKQNLLRTTLGSVFIESDLMGGLVGENRLITISGKVNNPGIYEIPENATLKDILDIAGGMKSGKDFKAAQFGLPFGGFATKESLNEVVDFDHFFDSKHPKTLIVLSNESCIVQFSKYYIEFILGKLSKGEYREYLIAKFEIERCWRVLDRISKGKGNMRDLYLLRQLSKNIKEATQQKHNLIEEAIDAFYHEFEEHIEEHRCYTGECPQLVKFRITSKCIGCTACARVCPVHCIEGKLKERHRIDIERCTHCGQCVAACPVNAINEGDNSLKFLRDLSTPGKIVITQMAPAVRVALGEAFGFEAGVNIEKKINGALRMLGVDYVFDTTWAADLTIMEEATEFQQRLEAFFKGDDNVRLPILTSCCPAWVKFIEQSYPDMLDVPSTVKSPMQIFSTIAKDIWAKEKGYKRDEVTTVAIMPCLAKKYEASREEFSRGDNYDTDYVITTRELIKILKETEIDLNAVEEEEFDNPLGEYSGAGIIFGRTGGVIEAATRSTIEMITGERIDNIEFEALRGWDGFRSCDLTIGHIELRIGIAHGLEEAKKMLDKIRSGEEFYHAIEIMACKGGCIGGGGQPKAIKKQETLEKRAQGLNNIDVASEYRRSHENPQVLSIYEKYLDYPLSRKAHELLHTKYFPKIKAHR is encoded by the coding sequence ATGAACAAGAAGCAAAACTTACTTAGAACAACGCTAGGTTCTGTCTTTATCGAAAGCGACCTTATGGGAGGACTTGTAGGAGAAAATAGACTTATCACTATTTCTGGAAAAGTTAATAATCCTGGAATCTATGAAATCCCTGAAAATGCAACACTAAAAGATATCTTAGATATTGCTGGTGGAATGAAAAGTGGAAAAGATTTTAAAGCTGCTCAATTTGGATTACCATTTGGTGGATTTGCCACTAAGGAAAGTTTAAATGAGGTTGTAGATTTCGATCATTTTTTTGATTCAAAACATCCAAAAACATTGATTGTATTATCAAATGAAAGTTGTATCGTTCAATTTTCTAAATACTATATTGAATTTATTTTAGGAAAACTTTCTAAAGGTGAATATAGAGAATATTTAATCGCTAAATTTGAAATTGAAAGATGCTGGAGAGTTCTTGATAGAATTTCAAAAGGTAAAGGAAACATGAGAGATCTTTATCTATTAAGACAACTTTCTAAAAATATAAAAGAAGCTACTCAACAAAAGCATAATCTTATTGAAGAGGCTATAGATGCATTCTATCACGAGTTTGAAGAACATATTGAAGAACATAGATGTTATACTGGTGAGTGCCCTCAATTAGTCAAATTTAGAATAACAAGTAAATGTATTGGATGTACTGCTTGCGCTAGAGTTTGCCCTGTTCATTGTATTGAAGGTAAATTAAAAGAAAGACACCGTATTGACATTGAAAGATGTACTCACTGCGGTCAATGTGTTGCTGCTTGTCCTGTTAATGCTATCAACGAAGGTGACAACAGTTTAAAATTCTTAAGAGATTTATCTACTCCTGGTAAAATAGTTATTACTCAAATGGCTCCTGCAGTTAGAGTTGCTTTAGGAGAAGCATTTGGTTTTGAAGCAGGTGTTAATATTGAAAAGAAAATAAATGGTGCTCTTAGAATGCTTGGAGTTGACTATGTTTTTGATACTACTTGGGCTGCCGATTTAACAATTATGGAAGAGGCCACAGAGTTTCAACAAAGATTAGAAGCATTCTTTAAAGGTGATGACAACGTAAGATTACCTATCCTAACATCATGTTGTCCAGCTTGGGTTAAATTTATAGAACAAAGCTATCCTGATATGCTTGATGTACCATCAACTGTTAAATCTCCTATGCAAATTTTCTCAACTATTGCTAAAGATATTTGGGCTAAAGAAAAGGGATATAAAAGAGATGAGGTTACAACTGTAGCTATTATGCCTTGTTTAGCTAAAAAATATGAAGCATCTAGAGAGGAATTTTCAAGAGGTGATAATTATGATACAGATTATGTTATTACAACTAGAGAATTAATTAAAATTTTAAAAGAAACTGAAATTGATTTAAATGCTGTTGAAGAAGAAGAGTTTGACAATCCTTTAGGAGAATATTCTGGTGCTGGTATTATCTTTGGTAGAACTGGAGGAGTTATTGAAGCTGCCACTAGATCTACAATTGAAATGATTACTGGTGAAAGAATAGATAATATTGAATTTGAAGCTTTAAGAGGTTGGGATGGATTTAGAAGTTGTGATTTAACAATAGGTCATATTGAACTAAGAATAGGTATCGCACACGGACTTGAAGAAGCTAAAAAAATGCTAGATAAAATTAGAAGTGGTGAAGAATTCTATCACGCAATTGAAATTATGGCATGTAAAGGTGGATGTATTGGTGGTGGTGGACAACCAAAAGCTATCAAAAAACAAGAAACTCTTGAAAAAAGAGCACAAGGACTTAACAATATTGATGTAGCTTCTGAATACAGAAGATCTCATGAGAATCCTCAAGTTTTATCTATCTATGAAAAATATTTAGATTATCCTTTAAGTAGAAAAGCTCATGAACTTTTACATACTAAATATTTCCCAAAAATAAAAGCTCACAGATAA
- a CDS encoding DUF4403 family protein, with protein sequence MNKHLLKLLILGLTLNSIGYADENTTSKIDIDISMKKSIVEDIINNQLPYTIEDSGSGNQIFNGNKNNLLGVGLDLLGAVDKKFSQFSESFIWAYKINRSPVNFSAQEQKVQAVTNIDGLFKASWSRNSQNTEITLNGTAGISSIISISPDWQINANSSPFLNISNDNLPLNLNLYGFNFKTDINIGDSLEKSIVSKLAQATKELDSKIQSFNLKELVEKYWLKFKEPILVNPEYNLWLTVDPTSARYSNLVTTESDLGIKVGTDVNLHLYFGDKPAPLNLTTLPSMNFGFVNDSFNIILPVSTSYKSLNEIINKNFNNKKIEIFSGVSSTIKNVNLSSKDSTLYATSEFDFSILGFLHPTGTVVAHLKPNFDQTTGTLTGNDFDYTLETNSFILKIANSIFKNKIINTVKTNYLSFNPASEIKLAQDYLQKKVENIELEKNVNLKSTIDTFKIVNLKIDDEFISATLDTTGKSTLEISQ encoded by the coding sequence ATGAATAAACATTTATTAAAATTGTTAATTTTAGGTTTAACTTTAAATAGTATTGGATATGCAGACGAGAATACTACATCAAAAATTGATATTGATATTTCTATGAAAAAATCTATTGTTGAAGACATTATTAACAATCAACTACCTTACACAATAGAAGATTCTGGTTCTGGTAATCAAATTTTTAATGGAAACAAAAACAATCTTTTAGGAGTTGGATTAGATTTACTAGGTGCTGTTGATAAAAAGTTTTCTCAATTTTCAGAATCATTTATTTGGGCTTATAAAATTAATCGTTCTCCTGTTAATTTTTCTGCTCAAGAACAAAAAGTTCAAGCAGTTACAAATATAGATGGACTTTTTAAAGCTAGTTGGAGTAGAAATAGTCAAAATACTGAAATTACTTTAAATGGTACTGCAGGAATAAGCAGTATTATCAGTATCTCACCAGATTGGCAAATAAATGCAAATAGTTCACCTTTTTTAAATATTTCTAATGATAATCTTCCTCTGAATTTAAATTTATATGGCTTTAATTTTAAAACAGATATAAACATTGGTGATAGTCTTGAAAAAAGTATTGTTTCTAAACTAGCACAAGCGACAAAAGAACTTGATTCTAAAATTCAAAGTTTTAATTTAAAAGAACTTGTTGAAAAATATTGGTTAAAATTTAAAGAACCAATCTTAGTTAACCCTGAATATAACCTTTGGTTAACTGTAGATCCTACGTCGGCAAGATATTCTAATTTAGTTACTACAGAAAGTGATTTAGGTATTAAAGTTGGAACTGATGTTAATCTTCATTTATATTTTGGCGATAAACCTGCTCCATTAAATTTAACTACACTTCCTAGTATGAATTTTGGATTTGTGAATGATTCTTTTAATATTATTCTTCCAGTTTCAACTTCTTATAAAAGTTTAAATGAAATTATCAATAAAAACTTTAATAATAAAAAGATTGAGATTTTTTCAGGTGTATCTTCAACTATTAAAAATGTAAATTTATCGTCTAAAGATTCCACTCTTTATGCTACTAGTGAATTTGATTTTTCTATTCTTGGATTTTTACATCCTACTGGAACTGTTGTTGCTCATTTAAAACCTAATTTTGATCAAACTACTGGAACTTTAACAGGAAATGACTTTGACTACACTCTAGAAACAAATAGTTTCATATTGAAAATAGCAAATTCTATTTTCAAAAACAAAATAATAAATACTGTAAAAACAAATTATTTATCATTTAATCCAGCTAGTGAAATTAAATTAGCCCAAGACTATTTACAGAAGAAAGTTGAAAATATTGAACTAGAAAAAAATGTAAATCTTAAATCGACAATAGATACTTTTAAAATTGTTAATTTAAAAATTGACGATGAATTTATATCTGCTACTCTTGATACTACTGGGAAATCCACTCTTGAAATCTCTCAATAA
- a CDS encoding Gfo/Idh/MocA family protein, which produces MINIAIVGTSKISQDFAQAIEKVEGCKLLVIYSRNYEKGLEFGKNYNIKDIVTDFEILCKREDIDMVYLASPNSIHFKQTIELLKNKKHVLCEKPMGINVQEIEEMYKVAYENNVTLMEAMKNTFLPNFKSIQENLYKIGEIRGFIGNFCQYSSRYDNLKNGELTNIFDPNFGGGSHLDLGVYPLYFALRLFGMPQNTKIFNYTLSSGVPGMGSVILEYKNMISSIIFSKITNSYIGSEIQGENGSILIDSISNLENIKIYYRNGEIENITVPQEQNSMIYELKAFLDLIKNKKVESDINTKEISKKVIEILTKK; this is translated from the coding sequence ATGATAAATATAGCAATAGTTGGAACTAGTAAAATATCACAAGATTTTGCTCAAGCAATAGAAAAAGTTGAAGGATGCAAACTCTTAGTTATATATTCGAGGAATTATGAAAAAGGGCTTGAATTTGGAAAAAATTACAATATAAAAGATATAGTTACAGATTTTGAAATTCTTTGTAAAAGAGAAGATATTGATATGGTGTATTTAGCTAGCCCAAATTCTATACATTTTAAACAAACAATAGAGTTATTAAAAAACAAAAAACATGTACTGTGTGAAAAACCAATGGGAATAAATGTTCAGGAAATAGAAGAGATGTATAAAGTGGCGTATGAAAATAATGTAACTTTAATGGAAGCTATGAAAAATACATTTTTACCAAATTTTAAATCAATCCAAGAAAACCTATATAAAATAGGAGAAATAAGAGGATTTATAGGAAACTTTTGCCAATATTCTTCAAGATATGATAATCTAAAAAATGGTGAACTGACAAATATATTTGACCCTAATTTTGGAGGTGGATCACATTTAGATTTAGGTGTTTATCCGTTATACTTTGCTTTGAGATTATTTGGAATGCCTCAAAATACAAAAATTTTTAATTATACATTGAGTAGTGGAGTTCCTGGAATGGGGAGTGTAATTTTAGAGTATAAAAATATGATATCATCTATTATATTTTCAAAAATTACAAATAGTTATATAGGAAGTGAAATTCAAGGAGAAAATGGTTCTATTTTAATTGATAGTATATCTAATTTAGAAAATATAAAAATTTACTACAGAAATGGAGAAATAGAAAATATAACAGTTCCTCAAGAACAAAATAGTATGATTTATGAATTAAAAGCATTTTTAGATTTAATAAAAAATAAAAAAGTTGAATCAGATATAAATACTAAAGAAATATCTAAGAAAGTTATTGAAATATTAACGAAAAAATAG
- a CDS encoding cyclodeaminase/cyclohydrolase family protein has protein sequence MKLVDLSVKDFLNIVDSKSPAPGGGSVSALASSLGCTLARMVAHLTFDKKKYKDLSELEKEVFLETFEEIDKYRKILENLIDKDTEAYNLVMAGYKLPKETEEEKEIRSIVIEKNLKLATDTPLEICRISEKTLKLLKIILKYGNKNAITDLGVSAILLYSGIEGGVLNVKINLASLNDETFKIKTLNQLDEILITAKKLKKEILDVVNESL, from the coding sequence ATGAAATTAGTTGATTTATCAGTTAAAGATTTTTTAAATATAGTTGATTCTAAAAGTCCGGCACCTGGGGGAGGTTCAGTTTCAGCATTAGCTTCATCATTAGGATGTACTTTAGCAAGGATGGTTGCTCATTTAACTTTTGATAAAAAAAAGTATAAAGATTTGTCGGAGTTAGAAAAAGAAGTATTTTTAGAAACTTTTGAAGAGATTGATAAATATAGAAAAATTTTGGAAAATTTAATAGATAAAGATACAGAAGCATATAATCTAGTTATGGCAGGTTATAAACTTCCTAAAGAAACAGAGGAAGAAAAAGAAATTAGAAGTATCGTAATTGAAAAAAATTTAAAATTAGCAACAGATACGCCACTTGAAATTTGTAGAATTTCAGAAAAAACTTTAAAATTATTAAAAATTATATTAAAATATGGAAACAAAAATGCAATAACAGATTTGGGTGTGTCGGCAATACTTTTATATTCAGGTATAGAAGGTGGAGTTTTAAATGTGAAAATCAATTTAGCTAGTTTAAATGATGAGACTTTTAAAATAAAAACTTTAAACCAATTAGACGAAATATTAATTACAGCAAAAAAATTAAAAAAAGAAATTTTAGATGTAGTTAATGAGAGTTTATAA